A single region of the Leisingera thetidis genome encodes:
- the cbiE gene encoding precorrin-6y C5,15-methyltransferase (decarboxylating) subunit CbiE produces the protein MSDGLSEHWLTIIGLGENGLEGVSDASRKALAEAEAVFGGPRHLELAGAGSKGQPWPVPFSINPVLEMRGRKVAVLASGDPFWHGAAGSLARHLEAGEWISHPAPSTFALAANHLAWKLEEVLCLGLHAAPYARLRPLLGNGTRVICTMRDGAAPAELAEWLSAEGFGASQLTVMECLGGPRQKVRSVRAQGFDLQDIQAPVAVAVEAAGHKGLPQASGLSDDLFASDGQITKRPVRALTLSALAPRAGELLWDIGGGSGSVSVEWCLAARGARAITFEPRESRLENIRANAAAFGLDHRMTPVLGKAPQVLEGQPRPDCVFIGGGGSQELLDHLWDILPEGTRLVANGVTLETETLLMRAHAARGGHLLKAEIAEAGPLGSMRGWERARPVIQWSVTR, from the coding sequence ATGTCTGATGGCCTCTCGGAACACTGGCTTACAATCATCGGTCTGGGCGAAAATGGACTGGAAGGTGTGAGCGATGCAAGCCGGAAGGCGCTGGCAGAGGCCGAGGCAGTATTCGGCGGCCCGCGGCATCTGGAGCTGGCAGGTGCAGGCAGCAAGGGCCAGCCCTGGCCGGTGCCGTTCTCGATCAACCCGGTGCTGGAAATGCGCGGGCGGAAGGTTGCGGTTCTGGCCTCTGGCGATCCGTTCTGGCACGGCGCCGCCGGCTCTCTGGCGCGTCACCTGGAGGCAGGCGAGTGGATCTCGCACCCGGCGCCCTCCACCTTTGCGCTGGCGGCCAACCATCTGGCCTGGAAGCTGGAAGAGGTGCTGTGCCTCGGCCTGCACGCGGCGCCTTATGCGCGGCTGCGCCCTCTGCTTGGGAACGGCACGCGCGTCATTTGCACCATGCGGGACGGGGCTGCCCCCGCGGAGCTGGCGGAGTGGCTCTCCGCTGAGGGTTTTGGCGCCTCGCAACTGACCGTGATGGAATGCCTCGGCGGGCCGCGTCAGAAAGTGCGCTCTGTGCGGGCGCAAGGCTTTGATCTGCAGGACATTCAGGCGCCTGTTGCCGTGGCAGTCGAAGCCGCGGGCCACAAGGGGCTGCCGCAGGCCTCCGGTCTGTCCGATGATCTCTTTGCCAGCGACGGGCAGATCACCAAACGCCCCGTGCGGGCGCTGACACTGTCGGCGCTGGCACCGCGGGCTGGCGAGCTGCTGTGGGACATCGGCGGCGGCTCCGGATCGGTCTCAGTGGAGTGGTGCCTGGCGGCCCGTGGGGCACGGGCGATCACCTTTGAGCCGCGCGAGAGCCGTCTGGAGAACATCCGTGCGAACGCCGCGGCCTTCGGGCTGGATCACCGGATGACGCCGGTTCTGGGCAAGGCCCCGCAAGTGCTGGAGGGTCAGCCCCGGCCCGACTGCGTATTCATCGGCGGCGGCGGCTCGCAAGAGCTGCTGGACCACCTGTGGGATATCCTGCCCGAGGGCACGCGGCTGGTTGCCAATGGCGTCACGCTGGAGACCGAGACGCTGCTGATGCGCGCCCATGCAGCGCGCGGCGGCCACTTGCTGAAGGCCGAAATTGCCGAGGCCGGCCCCTTGGGCAGCATGCGCGGCTGGGAACGGGCGCGGCCTGTCATCCAGTGGAGTGTCACGCGATGA
- a CDS encoding cobalt-precorrin-6A reductase yields MTRILLLGGTTEASALARTLAEAGADAVFSYAGRTAKPVSQPLPTRVGGFGGVEGLEAYLRGEGIARVVDATHPFAAQMSTNAVHACEAAGVKLCAFERPVWQPEEGDQWVHAGSIEDAAKALPDAPARVFLAIGKQNLAQFAAKPQHHYLLRLVDEPQAPLPLPHATVEIARGPFDVAGDTALMQRQGITHVVAKNAGGAGAAAKLTAARSLGLPVIMIGRPQVPARPVLGSVAEVMAWLSHPAA; encoded by the coding sequence ATGACACGCATCCTTTTGCTGGGCGGCACCACCGAGGCCTCGGCGCTGGCGAGAACGCTGGCGGAGGCGGGTGCGGATGCGGTGTTTTCCTACGCGGGCCGCACCGCCAAGCCCGTCAGCCAGCCGCTGCCCACCCGCGTCGGCGGCTTTGGCGGCGTCGAAGGGCTGGAAGCCTACTTGAGAGGTGAAGGCATTGCCCGTGTGGTCGATGCGACTCACCCGTTCGCGGCGCAGATGAGCACCAACGCGGTGCATGCCTGTGAAGCGGCGGGCGTGAAGCTCTGCGCCTTTGAGCGCCCGGTCTGGCAGCCGGAGGAGGGAGACCAATGGGTGCATGCGGGCAGCATTGAAGATGCCGCCAAGGCTCTGCCGGACGCTCCGGCGCGGGTGTTCCTGGCGATCGGCAAGCAGAACCTCGCCCAGTTCGCCGCCAAGCCCCAGCATCACTACCTGCTGCGGCTGGTGGACGAACCGCAAGCGCCCCTGCCGCTGCCGCACGCCACGGTCGAGATTGCCCGCGGGCCGTTTGATGTTGCGGGAGATACCGCGCTGATGCAGCGCCAGGGCATTACCCATGTGGTGGCCAAAAACGCAGGCGGCGCGGGTGCCGCGGCCAAACTCACCGCCGCACGCAGCCTCGGCCTGCCGGTCATCATGATCGGCAGGCCGCAGGTGCCCGCGCGGCCCGTTCTGGGCAGCGTGGCAGAGGTTATGGCCTGGCTGTCTCATCCCGCGGCCTAG
- a CDS encoding cobalamin biosynthesis protein: MKVAGIGFRAAATDADLQAALALTGVQVDALASIAEKAAAPAMQDLARSTGLPVISLQEQDIAGEQTLTCSPRIKARFGTGSLAEAAALAGARHGVPGARSRLLAPRVVTADGLATAAIAERLEP, from the coding sequence ATGAAGGTGGCAGGCATCGGCTTTCGCGCAGCTGCCACTGATGCAGACCTGCAAGCGGCGCTGGCGCTGACCGGCGTGCAAGTGGATGCACTGGCCTCCATCGCGGAGAAAGCTGCGGCGCCCGCCATGCAGGACTTGGCGCGCAGCACCGGCCTGCCGGTGATTTCCTTGCAGGAACAGGACATTGCCGGGGAGCAGACCCTGACCTGCTCCCCCCGGATCAAGGCGCGGTTCGGAACCGGGTCGCTGGCGGAAGCCGCGGCGCTGGCCGGGGCGCGCCACGGGGTGCCGGGCGCAAGATCGCGCCTGCTCGCCCCCAGAGTTGTCACCGCGGATGGGCTTGCCACCGCGGCCATAGCAGAAAGACTTGAGCCATGA
- the cobJ gene encoding precorrin-3B C(17)-methyltransferase, with protein sequence MKLSQNGWVVIAGLGPGNEALVTQEVRDAIGDATDIVGYIPYVKRIEPREGLTLHATDNRVEVDRATHALEMAAEGKRVVVVSSGDPGVFAMASAVFEALETSAAAHPDWLNLEIKVLPGITAMLAAAAAIGAPLGHDFAAINLSDNLKPWSLIEKRLQLVGEAGLAMAFYNPRSKSRPHQFARALEILREACGADTLITFARDVTKPGQELLTVPLKDATPEMADMRTVVIVGNRDTRRVGSYVYTPRYAAEA encoded by the coding sequence ATGAAGCTATCGCAAAACGGATGGGTGGTGATTGCGGGCCTCGGCCCCGGCAACGAGGCGCTGGTAACGCAGGAAGTGCGCGATGCCATCGGGGACGCAACCGATATCGTCGGCTATATCCCCTATGTGAAACGCATCGAACCGCGCGAGGGCCTGACCCTGCACGCCACGGACAACCGGGTCGAGGTGGACCGCGCCACCCACGCGCTGGAAATGGCCGCCGAGGGCAAGCGCGTGGTCGTGGTTTCCTCCGGCGATCCCGGCGTGTTCGCCATGGCCTCAGCCGTGTTCGAGGCGCTGGAGACCAGCGCCGCAGCCCACCCGGACTGGCTGAACCTGGAGATCAAGGTGCTGCCCGGCATCACCGCGATGCTGGCCGCCGCGGCTGCTATCGGCGCGCCGCTGGGGCATGATTTCGCGGCCATCAACCTCAGCGACAACCTGAAGCCCTGGAGCCTGATCGAAAAGCGCCTGCAGCTGGTGGGTGAGGCCGGACTGGCAATGGCGTTCTACAACCCGCGTTCCAAATCGCGGCCGCATCAGTTTGCCCGCGCGCTGGAAATCCTGCGCGAAGCCTGCGGCGCTGACACGCTGATCACCTTTGCCCGCGACGTGACCAAACCGGGACAGGAGCTGCTGACAGTGCCATTGAAGGACGCCACGCCCGAGATGGCTGACATGCGCACCGTGGTGATCGTCGGCAACCGCGACACGCGAAGGGTTGGCAGTTACGTCTACACCCCCCGCTACGCCGCCGAAGCCTAG
- the cobI gene encoding precorrin-2 C(20)-methyltransferase, whose product MGTVICAGLGPGDPDLMSVRSHRLIGAARHIAYFRKAGRQGQARAIVEGMLAEGVTEHAMEYPVTTEIHFADPEYNRVLAEFYDQWADTLAEIAKSEDVVVLCEGDPFLYGSYMHLYTRLQGRAAQEIIPGITGMSGCWTASGQPITWGDDVLTVAMATLSEDELAERAANTDALVVMKIGRNLPKLRRALERAGRAEDAWLVERGTMPGQTVQKLSEITGEVPYFSIVLVHGQGRRP is encoded by the coding sequence ATGGGCACAGTCATCTGCGCAGGGCTTGGCCCCGGGGATCCCGACCTGATGAGCGTCCGCTCGCACCGGCTGATCGGGGCTGCGCGCCACATCGCCTATTTCCGCAAGGCCGGCCGCCAGGGCCAGGCCCGCGCCATTGTCGAGGGCATGCTGGCCGAGGGCGTCACCGAACACGCGATGGAATACCCGGTCACGACCGAGATCCATTTCGCGGACCCCGAATACAACCGGGTGCTGGCAGAATTCTATGACCAGTGGGCCGATACGCTCGCCGAAATCGCCAAATCCGAGGACGTGGTGGTGCTGTGCGAGGGCGACCCGTTCCTCTATGGCTCCTACATGCATCTCTACACCCGCCTGCAGGGCCGCGCCGCGCAGGAAATCATCCCCGGCATCACCGGCATGTCGGGCTGCTGGACTGCCTCCGGCCAGCCGATCACCTGGGGCGACGATGTGCTGACCGTGGCGATGGCCACCCTCAGCGAGGATGAGCTGGCCGAGCGCGCAGCGAACACCGATGCGCTGGTAGTGATGAAAATCGGCCGCAACCTGCCCAAGCTGCGCCGCGCGCTGGAGCGGGCGGGCCGCGCCGAAGACGCCTGGCTGGTCGAACGCGGCACCATGCCGGGGCAGACCGTGCAGAAGCTCTCGGAGATCACAGGCGAGGTGCCCTATTTCTCCATCGTACTGGTTCACGGACAGGGACGCCGGCCATGA